One window of the Methylovirgula sp. HY1 genome contains the following:
- a CDS encoding N-6 DNA methylase, translating to MELFTAAGIDLPPSGGGRGRRGVLRSLRVPLFNYKIVQRARELAAFAPSADQKKAAQDYARKVKNPKFLKQKETAVRPLFIQDILQTVLGYRPYDPAEAYTLAHEESIRTGAVDVAIGRFNHPDTRDAIVAPFELKGPDTDDLDKIMPGRGRSPVQQAWDYAIDAPGSRWVLVSNCIEIRLYGFGRGRDAYEVFDLTRLDEEEEHARLWLVLGADRFLGGETDRLLRETDSAYKDITDDLYKQYKKLREDLIDFLTNSADGPKLAALQAIEPAQKVLDRILFIAFAQRTDLLPDRLLEDASKDQNRFVPQPIWMNFLALFRAVDRGNDRLAVWAYNGGLFAEDPLADSLILPDPLAQDVAKLGQWDYRREVPVTVLGHIFEQSITDIEKLKAESKGEAPPEVSKRKREGVVYTPDMVTRFLVERTIGQTLDERRAALWAEHGMREGEPVEPAREIAFWLATLAALRDFTIVDPACGSGAFLVAAFDEMARRYRDCVSRLVELGIEIGFDIFDEIVTKNLHGVDVNAESVEITRLALWLKTARRDHRLQNLEATIKCGNSLIDDPKFTDRPFDWRLAFPDIFARGGFDVVIGNPPYVRMELLKPVKPYLEEHYVVAADRADLYAYFFEKGLALLKQGGRLGFISSSTFFRTGSGANLRIFLGDHAVVESVVDFGDLQLFEGVTTYPAILTVRKADEEEAGDLSFLTVKDHLPEDLGRAFAQGAQTMPRARLGAGSWRFEDDTLARLRDKIAMGRKTLGEVYGAPAAGIKTGLNAAFVINGETRHLLINDDSYAAPLIKKFAMGDAAQRWAAEFKDQYVLYLARKRNDILKLPSIERHLLPFKNQLEQRALNQEWFELQQAQPGYEYIFNGPKIIFRDISEGGTFSIDLDGLYIDMTCFAIPTADFGLLSLLNSKLAWFFWNSMTPELRGGYVRLKRQFVEQLPIPSALDIDLATLGQTCTDAARARFALQSAVRHRILDLAPPERKKLNGRLENWHDLSFAAFRDEVKKAFHADVPIKERGDWEHYLAETAAEVNRLSQEIATAEREIDQTVYRLFDLTSDEIVLLEASLAGQY from the coding sequence ATGGAGCTTTTCACCGCAGCAGGGATCGATCTGCCGCCAAGCGGCGGAGGACGCGGCAGGCGCGGCGTCCTCAGAAGCCTGCGCGTCCCGCTCTTCAACTATAAAATCGTCCAACGCGCACGCGAGCTTGCAGCCTTTGCGCCGAGCGCCGATCAAAAGAAGGCGGCTCAGGATTACGCCCGCAAGGTCAAAAATCCCAAATTCCTGAAGCAGAAGGAGACGGCCGTCCGGCCGCTTTTCATTCAGGACATTTTGCAAACCGTCCTCGGCTATCGTCCCTATGATCCGGCGGAAGCGTATACGCTCGCCCATGAGGAAAGCATCCGGACCGGCGCCGTCGATGTGGCGATCGGCCGTTTCAATCACCCGGACACGAGAGACGCGATTGTCGCCCCCTTCGAATTGAAGGGGCCTGATACGGACGATCTCGACAAGATCATGCCGGGTCGCGGCCGCAGCCCCGTGCAGCAGGCCTGGGACTATGCGATCGATGCGCCCGGCTCGCGCTGGGTTCTGGTTTCGAACTGCATCGAGATCAGGCTCTATGGATTCGGACGCGGGCGGGACGCCTATGAGGTCTTCGATCTCACGCGCCTCGACGAGGAAGAGGAGCACGCGCGGCTCTGGCTCGTCCTCGGCGCCGATCGTTTCCTCGGCGGCGAGACCGATCGCCTGCTGCGCGAGACCGACAGCGCCTATAAAGACATTACCGATGATCTTTATAAGCAATACAAGAAGCTGCGCGAAGATCTCATCGATTTCCTGACCAATAGCGCCGACGGTCCAAAGCTCGCTGCCCTACAGGCGATCGAACCGGCGCAAAAGGTCCTCGACCGAATCCTCTTCATCGCCTTCGCCCAGCGCACCGATCTGCTGCCCGACAGGCTGTTGGAAGATGCGTCGAAAGATCAGAACAGATTCGTGCCGCAGCCGATCTGGATGAATTTTCTGGCCCTCTTCCGCGCCGTGGACCGCGGCAATGATCGGCTCGCGGTCTGGGCCTATAATGGCGGGCTGTTCGCCGAAGACCCCCTCGCCGATTCGCTCATTCTGCCGGACCCGCTGGCGCAAGATGTCGCCAAGCTCGGCCAATGGGACTATCGCCGCGAAGTTCCCGTCACCGTCCTCGGGCATATTTTCGAGCAGTCGATCACCGACATCGAAAAATTGAAGGCTGAGAGCAAGGGCGAGGCGCCGCCGGAGGTCTCGAAGCGCAAACGCGAAGGCGTCGTCTATACGCCTGACATGGTGACACGCTTTCTGGTCGAGCGCACGATCGGGCAGACGCTCGACGAGCGCCGCGCCGCGCTATGGGCGGAGCATGGCATGCGCGAGGGCGAGCCTGTGGAGCCGGCGCGCGAAATCGCCTTCTGGCTGGCCACTCTCGCGGCTTTGCGTGATTTCACCATCGTCGATCCGGCCTGCGGCTCCGGCGCATTTCTCGTCGCCGCCTTCGACGAGATGGCGCGGCGCTATCGCGATTGCGTAAGCCGGCTCGTCGAACTCGGCATCGAGATCGGCTTCGACATATTCGACGAGATCGTCACCAAGAATTTGCACGGCGTCGATGTCAACGCGGAATCGGTCGAAATCACGCGGCTCGCGCTCTGGCTCAAGACGGCGCGGCGCGATCACCGGCTGCAAAATCTCGAAGCGACGATCAAATGCGGCAACAGCCTGATCGACGATCCGAAGTTCACGGATCGGCCGTTCGATTGGCGGTTGGCCTTCCCGGATATTTTCGCACGCGGCGGCTTCGATGTCGTGATCGGCAATCCGCCCTATGTGCGGATGGAGCTTTTGAAGCCCGTCAAGCCCTATCTCGAAGAGCATTATGTCGTCGCCGCCGACCGCGCCGATCTCTATGCCTATTTCTTCGAGAAGGGCTTGGCGCTTCTGAAACAAGGCGGGCGGCTCGGCTTCATCTCGTCTTCGACCTTTTTCCGCACCGGCTCCGGCGCGAATTTGCGGATTTTTCTTGGCGATCACGCGGTGGTGGAAAGCGTCGTCGATTTCGGCGACCTCCAGCTCTTCGAAGGCGTGACGACCTATCCGGCCATTCTCACGGTGAGAAAGGCCGACGAGGAAGAAGCGGGGGATCTCTCGTTCCTCACTGTAAAGGATCATTTGCCGGAGGATCTCGGCCGCGCCTTTGCGCAAGGCGCGCAGACGATGCCGCGCGCGCGTCTCGGCGCCGGTTCCTGGCGCTTCGAGGACGACACGCTGGCACGGCTGCGCGACAAGATCGCCATGGGCCGCAAGACGCTCGGCGAAGTCTATGGCGCGCCGGCAGCGGGTATCAAGACCGGGCTAAATGCTGCTTTCGTCATTAATGGAGAGACGCGACATCTTCTTATTAATGACGATTCTTACGCCGCGCCTTTAATTAAAAAATTCGCGATGGGTGATGCTGCCCAGCGATGGGCTGCCGAATTTAAAGATCAATATGTTTTGTACCTAGCCAGAAAACGGAACGACATTTTGAAGCTGCCTTCAATTGAAAGGCATTTGCTTCCGTTTAAGAATCAGCTTGAACAAAGAGCTCTCAATCAAGAATGGTTCGAGCTTCAGCAGGCGCAACCTGGCTACGAATATATTTTCAACGGGCCAAAGATCATTTTCCGTGACATCTCTGAAGGCGGAACTTTTTCGATTGATCTGGATGGCCTGTATATTGACATGACCTGTTTCGCAATTCCGACCGCGGATTTTGGCTTATTGTCATTGCTAAACAGCAAACTCGCGTGGTTTTTTTGGAATTCGATGACACCCGAACTCCGTGGCGGCTACGTAAGACTGAAGCGCCAATTTGTTGAACAACTCCCTATCCCATCAGCTCTAGACATAGACCTCGCCACTCTCGGCCAGACCTGCACCGATGCGGCCCGCGCGCGGTTCGCGCTTCAATCCGCTGTCCGCCATCGCATTCTCGATCTCGCGCCGCCGGAGCGCAAGAAGCTCAATGGCAGACTCGAAAATTGGCACGACCTCAGCTTCGCGGCTTTCCGCGACGAGGTGAAGAAAGCCTTCCATGCCGATGTCCCGATCAAGGAACGTGGCGATTGGGAACATTATCTCGCCGAAACCGCGGCCGAGGTGAATCGGCTCTCGCAAGAGATCGCCACGGCCGAGCGCGAGATCGACCAGACCGTCTATCGGCTTTTCGATCTCACATCCGACGAGATCGTCCTGCTCGAAGCCTCGCTCGCGGGACAATATTGA
- a CDS encoding GtrA family protein produces the protein MSFRQSIMARAAALRNARVRLLAPNFLGDLWRYGLCSVVALAVDWGLLIGLVRAGMNYLPAATASFLVGMVVAYVGSIIFVYRGRRPYPLLVEAIGFFLIGFAGLFINILLLYAFVQFFGLSAGLAKAPTAVGVFLFNFLMRRTLLFIGAPGVAMLPDEVPPPIARY, from the coding sequence TTGAGCTTCCGCCAGTCCATCATGGCGCGTGCGGCGGCGTTGCGCAACGCGCGCGTCAGGCTATTGGCTCCCAATTTCTTGGGCGATCTATGGCGCTATGGCCTCTGCAGCGTCGTGGCGTTGGCCGTCGACTGGGGCCTGCTCATCGGCCTCGTTCGGGCCGGGATGAATTATCTGCCGGCGGCGACGGCGAGTTTCCTCGTCGGCATGGTGGTCGCCTATGTCGGCAGCATCATCTTTGTCTATCGCGGCCGGCGTCCTTATCCTCTGTTGGTGGAGGCGATCGGCTTTTTCCTGATCGGCTTTGCCGGCCTTTTCATCAATATTCTTTTGCTTTACGCCTTCGTCCAATTTTTTGGGCTGAGCGCCGGTCTCGCCAAAGCGCCGACGGCCGTGGGTGTCTTTCTGTTCAATTTTTTGATGCGGCGGACGTTGCTGTTCATCGGTGCGCCGGGCGTGGCCATGCTGCCGGATGAAGTCCCGCCGCCGATCGCGCGCTATTGA
- a CDS encoding NAD(P)/FAD-dependent oxidoreductase, translating to MKILDALVVGAGPAGLTTAYSLAKAGRNVLVIEQDPTYVGGISRTVNYKGFLFDIGGHRFFSKAKEIVDLWNEILPDDFLDRPRLSRIFYRNKFYSYPLKTFEALRNLGLLQSLICLASFGYARAFPVKAPKTFHQWVRNQFGESLFSIFFKTYTEKVWGMSCDEISADWAAQRIKGLSLGAAIVDGLRRSLGWRKKDGATAKSLIESFRYPRRGPGMMWEACAKKIEAYGGRIVMDRRLGTLQFDAKHQLWMVEAIDAAGVKETYLAKNIVSSAPVRELMAALRPAPLTLLHARELKYRDFLTVVLIGRNAEELPDNWIYIHDPKVKVGRVQNFRSWSPEMIPDAESICLGLEYFCFEGDGLWNATDEELIALAKREIAMIGLMDAANVRDACVVRQKKAYPVYDESYADHMAMIRRDLARLYPSLHLVGRNGMHKYNNQDHAMMTGLLTAANIIAGEPIHDVWQVNEDAEYGEAGVSGAQEALKSLRLVPRKAA from the coding sequence TTGAAAATTCTCGACGCCCTTGTCGTCGGTGCCGGCCCGGCCGGACTGACCACGGCCTATAGTCTTGCCAAGGCGGGCCGCAATGTTCTCGTCATCGAGCAAGACCCGACCTATGTTGGCGGCATCAGCCGAACGGTGAATTACAAAGGCTTTCTGTTCGATATCGGCGGCCATCGGTTCTTTTCGAAGGCGAAGGAGATCGTCGACCTCTGGAACGAAATCCTCCCCGATGATTTCCTCGATCGGCCGCGGCTGTCGCGCATCTTCTACCGCAACAAGTTCTATTCCTATCCGCTGAAAACCTTCGAGGCACTGCGCAATCTCGGGCTTTTGCAGAGCCTAATCTGTCTCGCTTCCTTCGGTTATGCGCGGGCGTTTCCGGTGAAGGCGCCGAAGACCTTTCATCAATGGGTGCGCAACCAGTTCGGCGAGAGCCTGTTTTCGATTTTCTTCAAAACCTACACCGAAAAAGTGTGGGGCATGAGCTGCGACGAGATCTCCGCCGATTGGGCGGCGCAGCGCATCAAGGGCTTGAGCCTCGGTGCTGCGATCGTCGACGGGCTGCGCCGCTCGCTCGGCTGGCGGAAGAAGGATGGCGCGACGGCCAAGAGCTTGATCGAATCCTTCCGCTATCCCCGCCGCGGCCCCGGCATGATGTGGGAAGCCTGCGCCAAGAAGATCGAAGCGTATGGCGGCCGGATCGTGATGGACCGCCGGCTCGGCACGCTCCAGTTCGATGCGAAGCATCAACTCTGGATGGTCGAGGCGATCGATGCCGCCGGTGTGAAGGAAACCTATTTGGCCAAAAATATCGTCTCCTCGGCGCCGGTGCGCGAGCTGATGGCGGCCTTGCGTCCGGCGCCCCTCACCCTTTTGCATGCGCGCGAACTCAAATATCGCGATTTTCTGACCGTGGTGCTGATCGGCAGGAACGCCGAAGAGCTTCCCGATAATTGGATCTATATCCACGATCCGAAGGTGAAGGTCGGCCGAGTGCAGAACTTCCGCTCCTGGTCGCCGGAAATGATCCCCGATGCGGAATCGATCTGTCTCGGCCTCGAATATTTCTGCTTCGAAGGCGACGGCCTCTGGAACGCAACGGATGAAGAGCTGATTGCCTTGGCGAAGCGGGAGATCGCGATGATCGGCCTGATGGATGCCGCCAATGTCCGCGACGCCTGCGTGGTGCGGCAGAAGAAGGCCTATCCGGTCTATGATGAGAGCTATGCCGATCATATGGCGATGATCCGCCGCGATTTGGCGCGGCTCTATCCGAGCCTGCATCTCGTCGGCCGCAACGGTATGCATAAATATAATAATCAGGACCATGCGATGATGACGGGCCTGCTCACCGCCGCCAATATCATCGCCGGCGAGCCGATCCATGATGTCTGGCAGGTCAATGAAGACGCCGAATATGGCGAGGCCGGTGTTTCGGGTGCGCAGGAGGCGTTGAAGAGCTTGCGCCTCGTGCCTCGGAAGGCCGCCTGA
- the purH gene encoding bifunctional phosphoribosylaminoimidazolecarboxamide formyltransferase/IMP cyclohydrolase: protein MPDKLRPIARALLSVSDKSGLLDFARELDRHGIALISTGGTSKALVEGGLPVVDVADLTGFPEMMDGRVKTLHPKVHGGLLAVRENPAHEAAMLAHGITPIDLLVVNLYPFEATIARGASFADCIENIDVGGPAMIRGAAKNFDAVTVIVDVGDYAALLAELAANDGATRLSFRKMLAQKAYARTATYDAAISNWFAKELGETAPGYRAFGGHKIMDLRYGENPHQSAAFYASANQDIGVTTAKQLQGKELSYNNVADTDAAFELVAEFDPIKSAAVAIIKHANPCGVATAASLDEAYRLALRCDPVSAFGGIIALNRVLDAATAREIVKIFTEVIIAPAVDDEALAILATKQNLRLLATDGLPDRRRADITFKPVAGGFLTQSRDNVSVDDMDLRCVTKRAPSAAELADLKFAFSVAKHVKSNAIVYAKDGATVGIGAGQMSRVDSSRVAAQKAADAAQAAGLAETLTKESVVASDAFFPFADGLLAAANAGATAVIQPGGSMRDEDVIKAADDAGLAMIFTGYRHFRH, encoded by the coding sequence ATGCCCGACAAGCTTCGTCCCATCGCGCGCGCGCTCCTGTCCGTCTCCGACAAATCGGGGCTCCTCGACTTCGCGCGTGAACTCGACCGGCACGGAATAGCGCTGATCTCGACCGGCGGCACGAGCAAAGCTTTGGTCGAAGGTGGACTCCCCGTCGTCGACGTCGCCGATCTCACAGGCTTTCCCGAAATGATGGACGGGCGGGTGAAGACCTTGCATCCGAAGGTTCACGGCGGGCTCTTGGCGGTGCGCGAGAATCCCGCGCATGAAGCGGCCATGCTGGCGCATGGCATCACGCCGATCGACCTCCTCGTCGTCAATCTCTATCCTTTCGAGGCGACCATCGCTCGCGGTGCCAGCTTTGCCGATTGCATCGAGAACATCGATGTCGGCGGCCCTGCGATGATCCGCGGCGCCGCCAAGAATTTCGATGCCGTCACGGTCATTGTCGATGTCGGCGATTATGCCGCGCTGCTCGCCGAATTGGCCGCCAATGACGGCGCAACCAGGCTCAGCTTCAGAAAAATGCTAGCGCAAAAGGCTTATGCGCGGACCGCGACTTATGATGCGGCGATCTCGAATTGGTTTGCCAAAGAACTCGGCGAAACCGCGCCGGGCTATCGCGCCTTCGGCGGCCATAAAATCATGGATCTGCGCTATGGCGAGAACCCGCATCAAAGCGCCGCCTTCTATGCAAGCGCAAATCAAGACATCGGCGTCACCACTGCCAAACAACTGCAAGGCAAAGAGCTTTCCTACAATAATGTCGCCGACACCGACGCCGCCTTCGAACTCGTCGCCGAATTCGATCCGATCAAAAGCGCCGCCGTCGCGATCATCAAACATGCCAATCCCTGTGGCGTGGCGACAGCCGCGAGCCTCGATGAAGCCTATCGGCTCGCGCTGCGCTGCGATCCCGTCTCCGCCTTTGGCGGGATCATCGCGCTGAACCGCGTGCTCGACGCCGCGACGGCACGGGAAATCGTCAAGATTTTCACAGAGGTGATCATCGCGCCGGCTGTCGATGACGAAGCCTTGGCGATCCTTGCGACGAAGCAGAACCTGCGCTTGCTCGCCACCGACGGTCTGCCCGACCGGCGCCGCGCCGACATCACATTCAAGCCGGTGGCCGGCGGCTTCCTCACCCAGAGCCGCGACAATGTCAGCGTCGACGACATGGATCTGCGCTGCGTCACCAAAAGAGCGCCGAGCGCCGCCGAACTTGCCGATCTCAAATTTGCGTTTAGCGTTGCCAAACACGTCAAATCCAATGCCATCGTCTATGCGAAGGATGGCGCGACCGTGGGCATTGGGGCGGGCCAGATGAGCCGTGTCGATTCGTCCCGCGTCGCCGCGCAGAAGGCGGCTGATGCCGCGCAGGCCGCAGGCCTCGCAGAGACGCTCACCAAGGAGTCCGTCGTTGCCTCGGACGCGTTCTTTCCCTTCGCGGATGGCCTGTTGGCCGCGGCCAATGCCGGCGCCACGGCGGTGATCCAGCCGGGCGGCTCGATGCGCGACGAGGACGTCATCAAGGCCGCCGATGACGCCGGGCTGGCGATGATCTTCACCGGCTACCGGCACTTCCGGCATTAA
- a CDS encoding DUF4160 domain-containing protein, with product MYFRDHPPPHFQAVYNEFEANVSIETGKIIEGRLPKAAAQLVEAWTLARRDQLLENWRRARAGEPLERIPGLDVD from the coding sequence ATGTATTTTCGCGATCATCCGCCGCCGCATTTTCAAGCCGTTTACAACGAATTTGAAGCCAATGTTTCGATAGAAACAGGAAAGATCATCGAAGGAAGGTTGCCCAAGGCTGCCGCCCAACTCGTCGAGGCATGGACACTTGCGAGACGAGACCAATTGCTCGAAAATTGGCGGCGCGCTCGCGCAGGCGAACCACTTGAAAGGATTCCTGGTCTCGATGTTGACTAA
- a CDS encoding DUF2442 domain-containing protein → MLTKVTHLEKLGGFRLRVRFSDGSEGTHDFSAVVHETGPMLEPLRDDAYFSRVFLEFGAPTWPNGFDIAPEWLRREMADAGELASTAA, encoded by the coding sequence ATGTTGACTAAGGTGACTCATCTCGAAAAATTGGGCGGCTTTCGGCTCCGCGTGCGCTTTAGTGATGGCAGCGAAGGCACCCATGATTTTAGCGCCGTGGTGCATGAAACCGGCCCTATGCTCGAACCCTTGCGTGACGATGCGTATTTTTCGCGTGTCTTCCTTGAATTCGGGGCGCCGACTTGGCCAAACGGTTTCGACATAGCGCCGGAATGGTTGCGCAGGGAAATGGCCGACGCGGGCGAACTGGCCTCGACGGCGGCGTGA
- a CDS encoding cell envelope biogenesis protein TolA produces MSISDNPGLVVSSAAHVVLLAAALLSFSSSPKFQDTQETIPIEMVTSSDVNQIMRGDKSAKKVQPKQRVDKLADKEEIKPQPPLAEAKHDVPTPPSPDKKLPDPGKAEKVVPKPQQDAVLPPLRTEPQPPNKTKPDVPKPPVAAPQQADASEPLPVPRPKFDPPKKKPKQQEAKKKPEPKFKLDQLAKLLDEKKFKDPPKPPKPKSGDETRDRRNKFDVNDISRLLSHEAPQRKASTGRQLEQLASLGSPTASAPAMSPSLMAQMEGWFQDRFRSCWTQPITVPPGPKYVPEVRVPLNLDGSLAAAPTLRNPPSNPAWQPLAESALRAIRECNPLPVPAQFKPYYDEWSDRIVRFDDDAL; encoded by the coding sequence ATGTCGATTTCCGACAACCCCGGCCTCGTCGTTTCGAGCGCAGCCCATGTCGTGCTGCTCGCTGCCGCATTGCTGTCGTTTTCCAGCTCGCCGAAATTCCAAGACACGCAAGAGACAATCCCGATCGAGATGGTTACCTCATCGGACGTGAACCAGATCATGCGCGGCGACAAGAGCGCGAAGAAAGTCCAGCCCAAGCAAAGAGTAGACAAGCTCGCCGACAAGGAAGAGATCAAGCCGCAGCCGCCGCTCGCGGAAGCCAAGCACGACGTGCCTACCCCGCCGTCGCCCGACAAGAAGCTCCCCGATCCCGGCAAGGCCGAAAAAGTGGTGCCGAAACCGCAACAAGATGCCGTCCTGCCGCCGCTGCGCACCGAGCCGCAGCCTCCAAACAAAACAAAGCCCGACGTCCCCAAGCCGCCCGTCGCCGCGCCGCAGCAGGCCGATGCCAGCGAGCCGTTGCCCGTGCCGCGGCCGAAATTCGATCCCCCAAAGAAAAAGCCCAAGCAGCAAGAGGCGAAGAAAAAACCGGAGCCGAAGTTCAAATTGGATCAGCTCGCCAAATTGCTCGACGAAAAGAAATTCAAGGATCCGCCGAAGCCGCCCAAGCCGAAATCGGGCGATGAAACTCGGGACCGCCGCAACAAATTCGACGTCAATGATATCAGCCGCTTGCTGAGTCATGAGGCGCCGCAGCGCAAGGCTTCGACGGGACGCCAGCTTGAGCAATTGGCCTCGCTCGGATCGCCGACGGCCTCGGCGCCCGCCATGTCGCCCTCTCTAATGGCGCAGATGGAGGGCTGGTTCCAGGATCGTTTCCGCAGCTGCTGGACCCAACCGATCACCGTTCCGCCGGGTCCCAAATATGTACCGGAGGTGCGGGTGCCTCTGAACCTCGACGGTTCACTCGCCGCCGCGCCGACCTTGCGCAACCCGCCCAGCAATCCGGCTTGGCAGCCGCTTGCCGAAAGCGCGCTGCGGGCGATTCGCGAATGCAATCCGCTCCCGGTTCCCGCCCAATTCAAGCCCTATTACGACGAGTGGAGCGACCGCATCGTTCGCTTCGACGATGACGCATTGTGA
- the tolB gene encoding Tol-Pal system beta propeller repeat protein TolB, protein MKNMIPPITRRSACGFLVGATAGFATIPGALAQNRYFDVRPGATFKPVPVAVTQFVGDTNAAQLTSIIINNFSRSVFLTPLDPKTFTDHPTNPDVPLQMASWKAINAQYVVTGRATHGPNGRLQTEFRLWDVTTGAQVAGQQYVTDPNNARRVAHIISDAIFTRITGEKGFFDTRIAFVDETGPAIHRRKRLAIMDQDGANVRYLTSGDNLVLTPRFSPSSQEITYMSFGDSEPRVLLLNIDTGQREVVGHFSGMTFAPRFSPDGQKIIMSQSQSGASDLYTMDLRTHTTTRLSNTAAIDTSPCYSPDGSQIVFDSDRGGSQQLYIMPANGGTAQRISFGDGTYSTPVWSPRGDYIAFTKQTKGMFAIGVMKPDGTGERILTEGFHNEGPTWAPNGLFLMFFRDPGGNSGPHIYMRDLFGRSEFLVPTPSYASDPAWGPLLA, encoded by the coding sequence ATGAAAAACATGATTCCACCCATCACGCGACGGTCCGCCTGCGGCTTCCTTGTCGGCGCAACCGCGGGCTTTGCCACCATCCCGGGCGCCTTGGCGCAAAATCGCTATTTCGATGTGCGCCCGGGCGCCACTTTCAAGCCGGTCCCTGTCGCAGTGACGCAATTCGTCGGCGATACCAATGCGGCGCAATTGACCAGCATCATCATCAATAATTTCAGCCGCTCGGTCTTTCTCACGCCGCTCGATCCGAAGACTTTCACCGACCATCCGACCAATCCTGACGTCCCGCTGCAAATGGCATCATGGAAGGCGATCAACGCCCAATATGTCGTCACCGGGCGCGCCACGCATGGCCCCAATGGCAGGCTGCAAACGGAATTCCGGCTTTGGGACGTGACCACGGGGGCGCAGGTCGCCGGCCAGCAATATGTCACCGATCCCAACAATGCGCGGCGGGTCGCGCATATCATATCCGACGCCATTTTCACGCGCATCACCGGTGAAAAAGGCTTTTTCGACACGCGCATCGCCTTCGTCGACGAGACCGGGCCGGCCATTCATCGGCGCAAACGCCTCGCGATCATGGACCAGGATGGCGCCAACGTGCGCTATCTGACCAGCGGCGACAATCTCGTCCTCACGCCGCGCTTCTCGCCCTCGTCGCAAGAAATAACCTATATGTCTTTCGGCGATTCCGAGCCTCGCGTCTTATTGCTCAATATCGATACGGGACAGCGCGAAGTCGTCGGGCATTTTTCCGGCATGACCTTCGCGCCGCGTTTCTCGCCCGACGGCCAAAAGATCATCATGTCACAGTCACAATCCGGCGCGTCGGATCTCTACACCATGGATCTGCGCACGCATACGACGACACGTCTCTCCAATACCGCGGCCATCGATACATCACCTTGCTATTCGCCCGACGGCTCCCAGATCGTCTTCGATTCCGATCGCGGCGGCTCGCAGCAGCTCTATATAATGCCGGCGAATGGCGGGACCGCACAGCGCATCTCCTTTGGGGACGGGACCTATTCCACGCCGGTCTGGTCGCCGCGCGGCGATTACATCGCCTTCACTAAGCAGACGAAAGGCATGTTCGCGATCGGGGTGATGAAACCGGACGGCACCGGCGAACGCATCTTGACCGAAGGCTTCCACAATGAAGGGCCGACCTGGGCGCCGAACGGTCTTTTCCTGATGTTCTTCCGCGATCCGGGCGGCAATTCCGGCCCCCATATCTATATGCGAGATCTGTTCGGTCGCTCCGAATTTCTTGTCCCCACACCGTCTTATGCCTCAGACCCAGCCTGGGGACCCCTGCTGGCCTAA
- a CDS encoding EamA family transporter, which produces MTSPNFGWLFWALLSAGFAALTAIFAKVGVDAINSNFATFLRTLVILAMIAGIVGATGQAQPLGSISPRSYIFLTLSGLATGASWLCYFRALQLGEAARVAPIDKLSTVLVAIFGVAFLGERLTGPNWLGIVLIAAGATLVALRF; this is translated from the coding sequence ATGACGTCGCCAAATTTCGGCTGGTTGTTCTGGGCTTTGCTTTCGGCCGGCTTCGCCGCACTGACGGCGATCTTCGCGAAAGTCGGCGTCGACGCGATCAATTCGAATTTCGCCACCTTCCTGCGCACGCTGGTCATTCTCGCCATGATCGCCGGCATTGTCGGCGCGACCGGTCAGGCGCAGCCGCTCGGCTCGATCTCGCCACGCAGCTATATTTTTCTGACCTTGTCCGGTCTGGCGACCGGCGCGTCCTGGCTTTGCTATTTTCGCGCTTTACAGCTCGGCGAGGCGGCGCGGGTCGCGCCGATCGACAAATTGAGCACCGTGCTGGTCGCCATTTTCGGAGTCGCATTTCTAGGCGAGCGGCTGACCGGACCGAATTGGCTGGGGATTGTCCTGATCGCAGCCGGAGCGACGCTCGTCGCGCTGCGCTTCTGA
- a CDS encoding heavy metal-binding domain-containing protein, with the protein MMRISATTEIEGGKIGTEIGRIEAASTWHAAINSVLETQWREHALRALIRRAEDIDADAIVRVEYEVDAGQPMDEIGASLQRVRVKGIAVTLAA; encoded by the coding sequence ATGATGCGTATCAGTGCGACGACCGAAATCGAAGGCGGAAAGATCGGCACCGAGATCGGGAGGATCGAGGCGGCCTCGACTTGGCATGCGGCCATCAACAGCGTCCTCGAAACGCAATGGCGCGAGCATGCTCTGCGGGCGCTGATTCGGCGCGCCGAAGATATTGATGCCGACGCGATCGTCCGCGTCGAATACGAGGTCGACGCGGGCCAGCCAATGGACGAGATCGGCGCCTCTCTACAACGGGTACGCGTCAAGGGCATCGCCGTTACCCTCGCCGCCTAA